In a genomic window of Nodosilinea sp. E11:
- a CDS encoding RidA family protein — MARQRVFSGTPWEEQVGYCRALRVGQQIFVSGTAPSDGQGGTFAPGDAYAQTQRCFEIIQQALEELGADLRDVVRTRIYVTDMTRWEEIAAAHQELFADHPPVNTTVEIPALINPDMLVEIEVEALCEGSSRPAPRSMNTVLGRPIQPGAFPPVMAADLDEGCLD, encoded by the coding sequence ATGGCACGGCAGCGGGTCTTTTCGGGCACCCCTTGGGAAGAGCAGGTCGGCTACTGCCGAGCTTTGCGGGTAGGACAGCAGATTTTTGTCTCGGGCACTGCTCCCAGCGATGGCCAGGGCGGCACCTTTGCCCCGGGCGATGCCTATGCCCAGACCCAGCGCTGCTTTGAGATTATTCAGCAAGCCCTTGAAGAGCTAGGAGCCGACCTCAGGGATGTGGTGAGAACCCGCATCTACGTCACCGACATGACGCGCTGGGAAGAGATTGCCGCTGCCCACCAGGAGCTTTTTGCCGACCATCCGCCAGTCAACACCACCGTCGAAATTCCAGCGTTAATTAACCCCGATATGCTGGTCGAGATTGAGGTAGAGGCCCTTTGCGAGGGCAGCTCAAGGCCCGCTCCTCGTTCCATGAATACTGTGCTAGGGCGTCCTATTCAGCCGGGGGCGTTTCCGCCAGTGATGGCCGCCGACCTAGACGAGGGCTGTCTAGACTGA